The sequence CGCGTCCAGCCCCAGCGCCGATCGCGGGTTCGTCCGCGGCGGCATCGTCTCCCCGCCCTCGCCCGACACCCACGCCCACGTGTCCGCGACCGTCTCCGCCACCGGCCTGCACCGCAGTCCCGCCTCAAGCGTCGGGGTCACGTCCGCCGTGTGCATCGCCCCGTGCATCTCGCCGGGCGGGCACCACACCGGCAGCTCCGTCCACGGCTCGATCCCCGCCGCCTCCACCTGCTCCGGGGCCGCCCAGCGCAGCACCGCGTCCGAGCCGGTCACCGCGCGGCAGGTCTCCAGGAACTCGCCCATCGTCGTGTGTCCCGAGGGACTGACCAGGTCGAAGGCCCCCGCGTGCCCCGCCGCGCCCGCGTCGAGGAGCCACGCCGCGAGGTCCCGCGCGTCGATGTACGCGAGCGGCAGCTCGCGCGGCCCCGGGGCGAGCACCTCGCCGCCGCGCCGCATCCGCAGCAGCCACCACGGCAGCCGCCCCACGTTCTCGTACGGGCCGAGGATGAGCCCCGCCCGCGCGAAGAGCGCGCGCTCCTCGCCGAAGGCGCGCGCGACGGCGAGTTCACCGCCCCGCTTGTCGCTCGGGTAGTCGCGCGCCTCCGCGTCCGGGTCGCCCTCGACGAGCGGCGCCCCGACGCCCGTCCCCGCCGCGCGCGGCCACGTGTACACGGAGCACGTCGACACGTAGACGTACCGCCCGGCCCGCTCCTTGAGCGCCTCGGCCGCGTCCCGCACCGCCCGCGGCCCGTGCGACCACGTGTCCACGACGAGGTCCCACTCGCCGCCTTCGAGCGCCGCGAGGCCGCCCGGCGCCGTGCGGTCGCCGACGAGCGCGCGGGCGCCCTCCGGCACGGGCTTCGTGCCCCGGTTGAGCACGGTCACGTCCCAGCCGCGCGCGAGCCCCGCCTCGACCGTCGCGCGCCCGACGAACTCGGTCCCGCCCAGGACGAGCAGCCGTGTCGCCGACGCGTTCGCTGATGTGTTCGCTGTCATGACACGAGCGTGCCCGCTCCGGACGGGACCGGGGACCGTATTTCGCTCTCGGGGGATCTTGTGCGCTGTCGGCCGAACCCCGGCGTGTACGGGAACCTTCCCGCACCTGGCGCGGCGGGCCGGCGCCCCCGCTCAGCCCAGCGGCGGCGTGTACTTGTAGCCGACCCGCCGCACCGTCTGGATGCTGTGCCGGTACGCGCTGCCGAGCTTGCGGCGCAGCCGCGCGATGTGCACGTCCACGGTCCGCCCGTCGCCGACGTGCCCGTAGCCCCACACCGTCGTCACCAACTGGTCGCGCGTGTGCACCCGGTGGGGGTGTGCGACGAGGTGCGCGAGGAGTTCGAACTCCAGGTACGTGAGGTCCAGCGGGCGGCCGTCGACCTCGGCGGTCCTGCGGTGCGCGTCGACCCGTACGGCCTCGGCGCGGGGCGCGGGCGCGGGCTCCGGCACGGCGCTCACGGCGGGCGCGGCGGCCTCCGCGAACGGCGGCTGCTGATCGGCCGGTACGAGCACGAGGTACCCGACCATCGGCGGGTTGCCCGGCAGCGCGGGCAGCGTGTGCGGCGGCACGGGGAGCCAGGTCGCCCCGGCGGGCAGCGCGACCTCGGGGGCGGGCGCGGGCTCGCCCGCCTCGACGGCCCGCAGCCGGTGCCGCGGGGGGCTCGCCGGGCTCACGGGCCGGGTGAGCGGGGCGGCGGAGAGGGAAGGGTGGTTCGCCATGGGAGGTGTCAGCTCTTTTCGCACGAAGCGGCACCGAGACGGTGCCGGGGATGCCACGGAGGGGACATTCGTCGTCGCGCGGACCGAAGACCTGAGCCCGGCCGGAGGGGCGGGGAGGGTGTTAGAGGGCCCGAGCGTTCCGCGGGGGCTGACACACCCGGTCGAAATCGTGGTGCTGACGGGACGGCCAGAACGGTTCGAGGTCGACACGACCCGTCACGAGGTTCCGGAAGCTGTCCATGCGTCCATTGAAGCAGATGACCTGAGAGGCAGGGAGAGGGTTTCGGCCGAAGCCGGAGCAAAAAGCCGACAACGAAAAGGGCGTTCACCCCGTCATGGTGAACGCCCCCGGGCCCGCGCGCCTCGCCGCGCGCGCCCGGCCGCCGGGCCGGTCACCCGGCCCGAAAGACCCTCCCGGGCCTCA comes from Streptomyces sp. Tu6071 and encodes:
- a CDS encoding winged helix-turn-helix domain-containing protein, which gives rise to MANHPSLSAAPLTRPVSPASPPRHRLRAVEAGEPAPAPEVALPAGATWLPVPPHTLPALPGNPPMVGYLVLVPADQQPPFAEAAAPAVSAVPEPAPAPRAEAVRVDAHRRTAEVDGRPLDLTYLEFELLAHLVAHPHRVHTRDQLVTTVWGYGHVGDGRTVDVHIARLRRKLGSAYRHSIQTVRRVGYKYTPPLG
- a CDS encoding NAD-dependent epimerase/dehydratase family protein; amino-acid sequence: MTANTSANASATRLLVLGGTEFVGRATVEAGLARGWDVTVLNRGTKPVPEGARALVGDRTAPGGLAALEGGEWDLVVDTWSHGPRAVRDAAEALKERAGRYVYVSTCSVYTWPRAAGTGVGAPLVEGDPDAEARDYPSDKRGGELAVARAFGEERALFARAGLILGPYENVGRLPWWLLRMRRGGEVLAPGPRELPLAYIDARDLAAWLLDAGAAGHAGAFDLVSPSGHTTMGEFLETCRAVTGSDAVLRWAAPEQVEAAGIEPWTELPVWCPPGEMHGAMHTADVTPTLEAGLRCRPVAETVADTWAWVSGEGGETMPPRTNPRSALGLDAAKEAEALAGLGAVRG